One [Limnothrix rosea] IAM M-220 genomic region harbors:
- the lptB gene encoding LPS export ABC transporter ATP-binding protein — protein MTILLDNIRKVYGKRVVVNRVNLKVNRGEIVGLLGPNGAGKTTTFYITTGLVKANEGQVWLDQQEITSLSLDQRAKLGIGYLTQQPSIFRNLTVKENIQLVLEQSPLSPRQQRQRLQGLIEEFRLTKILKTKGKLVSGGERRRTELARALAVQGRGPKFLLLDEPFAGVDPIAVAEIQQIVAQLRERDMGILITDHNVRETLAITDRAYIMRDGEILASGTPDELYNNPLVRQYYLGENFGRGVNNYL, from the coding sequence GTGACTATTCTCCTCGACAACATCCGCAAAGTTTACGGCAAACGTGTCGTCGTTAATCGCGTTAATCTCAAGGTCAATCGTGGCGAAATTGTCGGTTTGCTTGGCCCGAATGGTGCGGGCAAAACGACGACTTTTTACATCACAACGGGTTTGGTGAAAGCCAATGAGGGACAGGTTTGGTTAGACCAACAGGAAATCACCTCCCTCAGCCTCGACCAACGGGCAAAATTGGGCATTGGCTATCTGACCCAGCAACCCAGTATTTTCCGGAATCTCACCGTTAAGGAAAATATCCAGCTCGTTTTAGAGCAATCTCCCCTATCACCCCGGCAGCAACGACAACGGTTGCAGGGTCTGATCGAAGAGTTTCGATTGACGAAAATTCTAAAAACGAAAGGGAAATTGGTTTCGGGTGGTGAGCGCCGCCGTACCGAGCTAGCCCGTGCGTTGGCGGTACAGGGTCGAGGCCCCAAATTTCTATTGCTTGATGAACCTTTTGCGGGTGTTGACCCGATCGCCGTGGCGGAGATTCAACAGATCGTTGCCCAACTGCGGGAGCGGGATATGGGGATTTTGATTACGGATCACAATGTCCGTGAAACCTTGGCTATTACTGACCGGGCCTATATTATGCGGGATGGGGAAATTTTAGCGTCGGGTACGCCGGATGAACTGTATAACAATCCTTTGGTGCGGCAATATTATCTCGGTGAAAATTTTGGACGTGGGGTAAATAATTATCTCTAG
- a CDS encoding DUF1499 domain-containing protein — translation MFNFSGKRPDDLGVTDGKLKACPGTPNCVCSQSDRPQEKIDPLPAVSLDQVRQVVEGMEGSTIMEQTDNYLYAEFKTKLMGFVDDVEFFHDGNAIQVRSASRLGKSDLGVNRDRVEAIRGALK, via the coding sequence ATGTTTAATTTTTCTGGTAAGCGTCCTGATGATCTCGGTGTTACGGATGGCAAACTCAAGGCTTGTCCCGGCACGCCAAACTGTGTCTGTAGTCAAAGCGATCGCCCCCAAGAGAAAATCGATCCGTTACCTGCGGTGTCTTTAGACCAAGTACGTCAGGTTGTGGAGGGAATGGAAGGCTCAACGATTATGGAGCAAACGGATAATTATCTCTACGCAGAATTTAAAACGAAGCTCATGGGCTTTGTGGATGATGTGGAGTTTTTCCATGATGGCAATGCGATTCAAGTGCGTTCTGCTTCTCGTCTCGGCAAGTCTGATCTCGGCGTTAATCGTGACCGAGTTGAAGCGATTCGTGGGGCTTTGAAATAA
- a CDS encoding tetratricopeptide repeat protein: protein MATVETDFDWDAEVQADEESAYQSLVRGIERSQGFCLQFVQCTPIKAKEIIERLETDLVGCKTARLVIDADMNDFYQQVSERYQAEQFDVLFVQGLEDPMLAYEQRQGKDISELSRQKGYGGRGWENVPLILGNINLSREKLRDDFPLTLVFFLPEFALNYFIRRAPDFFDWRSNTFSFKTDEEQLKTEYQRLAFEESDFDKYRRFSPTERVVKIKEIISYLNEVLTDEEQANLWFEKGAIHGAGKEYKEALASYDEALEIKPDFHKAWNSRGIILCDNLDKYKEAIVSFEEALKIKSDYHQACHNRGVALFNLGRYEEAIASYDKALEIKPDHYYSWHNRGVALRQLGRYEEAITSYDKALEIKPDKHEAWFNRGNALDDLGRKEEAIASYDKALEIKPDKHEAWNARGAILYDNLGKYEEAIISFEKALETQPDFHSAWFNRGVALSNLGRKEEAIASYDKALEIKPDDHQAWYNRGNALNDLGRKEEAIASYGQALEIKPDKHEAWNARGAILCDNLGKYEEAIISFEKALETQPDFHSAWFNRGVALSNLGRKEEAILSHEKAFDIRNQLGDREGMIQSAQALMGIHQSLGNMRQVLSWSQQMTDLMQEDENWIEKFPAPKWMKGLLTFSQKGFVQSILGISAIVIVALIMLPFNLCVFLWRKIRNVKK, encoded by the coding sequence ATGGCAACGGTTGAGACAGACTTTGACTGGGATGCGGAAGTTCAGGCAGATGAAGAGTCTGCCTATCAGTCTCTGGTGCGGGGGATAGAACGATCACAGGGTTTTTGTCTTCAGTTTGTGCAATGTACGCCCATTAAAGCGAAGGAAATTATTGAGCGATTAGAAACGGATTTGGTGGGGTGCAAGACAGCCAGACTTGTCATCGATGCAGACATGAATGATTTCTATCAACAGGTTAGTGAGCGGTATCAGGCAGAGCAGTTTGATGTGTTGTTCGTGCAGGGTCTGGAAGATCCGATGTTGGCCTATGAGCAGCGGCAAGGAAAGGATATTTCTGAGCTGAGTCGGCAAAAGGGCTATGGCGGTAGAGGATGGGAAAATGTGCCATTAATTCTGGGGAATATCAACTTATCGCGGGAAAAGTTACGGGATGATTTTCCATTGACACTCGTCTTTTTTCTGCCGGAGTTTGCGCTGAATTATTTTATTCGTCGTGCGCCGGATTTTTTTGATTGGCGCTCAAATACATTTAGCTTTAAAACTGACGAAGAGCAACTGAAAACTGAATATCAACGGCTTGCTTTTGAAGAAAGTGATTTTGACAAATATAGGAGATTTAGTCCCACGGAAAGGGTTGTAAAAATCAAAGAAATTATCAGCTATCTCAACGAAGTATTAACAGACGAAGAGCAAGCTAATTTATGGTTCGAGAAAGGTGCAATTCATGGTGCTGGGAAAGAGTATAAAGAAGCGCTAGCTAGCTATGACGAAGCCCTTGAGATTAAACCCGATTTCCACAAAGCATGGAATAGCCGAGGTATCATTCTCTGTGACAATCTTGATAAGTATAAAGAAGCCATTGTCAGCTTTGAGGAAGCTCTTAAAATTAAATCCGACTACCACCAAGCATGCCACAATCGAGGCGTTGCTTTATTTAATTTAGGCCGATATGAAGAAGCGATCGCCAGCTATGACAAAGCCCTTGAGATTAAACCCGATCACTACTATTCATGGCACAACCGAGGCGTTGCTCTAAGACAATTAGGACGATATGAAGAAGCGATCACCAGCTATGACAAAGCCCTTGAGATTAAACCCGATAAGCATGAAGCATGGTTCAACCGAGGTAATGCTTTAGATGATTTAGGACGAAAAGAAGAGGCGATTGCCAGCTATGACAAAGCCCTTGAGATTAAACCCGATAAGCACGAAGCATGGAACGCACGAGGTGCTATTCTCTATGACAATCTCGGTAAATATGAAGAAGCCATTATCAGCTTTGAAAAAGCTCTTGAGACTCAACCCGATTTCCACTCAGCATGGTTTAATCGGGGCGTTGCTTTATCTAATTTAGGACGAAAAGAAGAGGCGATCGCCAGCTATGACAAAGCCCTTGAGATTAAACCCGATGACCATCAAGCATGGTACAACCGAGGCAATGCTTTAAATGATTTAGGACGAAAAGAAGAGGCGATCGCCAGCTATGGCCAAGCCCTTGAGATTAAACCCGATAAGCACGAAGCATGGAACGCACGAGGTGCTATTCTCTGTGACAATCTCGGTAAATATGAAGAAGCCATTATCAGCTTTGAAAAAGCTCTTGAGACTCAACCCGATTTCCACTCAGCATGGTTTAATCGGGGCGTTGCTTTATCTAATTTAGGACGAAAAGAAGAGGCGATTTTAAGTCATGAAAAAGCATTTGATATTCGTAATCAGTTAGGCGATCGTGAAGGTATGATTCAATCAGCTCAAGCTCTTATGGGTATTCATCAAAGCTTAGGGAATATGAGGCAAGTTCTCAGCTGGTCACAGCAGATGACAGATCTCATGCAAGAAGATGAAAACTGGATTGAAAAATTTCCTGCTCCCAAGTGGATGAAAGGCTTGTTGACTTTCTCTCAAAAAGGATTTGTACAATCCATCTTAGGAATAAGCGCAATAGTTATTGTCGCATTAATTATGTTGCCTTTTAATTTATGTGTTTTTCTATGGCGGAAGATCCGAAACGTCAAAAAGTAG
- a CDS encoding DUF2283 domain-containing protein, which translates to MKINYYPETDSLYIHLSDQPSIDSQEISEGVVADYDEAGNLVGLDIDNASKKVQLGEFILNQLPLTPLSPAI; encoded by the coding sequence ATGAAAATAAACTACTATCCCGAAACCGATTCTTTATATATTCACCTGTCGGATCAGCCTAGTATCGATAGTCAAGAAATCTCTGAAGGCGTAGTCGCAGATTATGACGAGGCAGGAAATTTGGTGGGATTAGACATCGATAACGCTAGCAAGAAAGTACAACTTGGAGAATTTATCCTCAACCAACTTCCTCTCACACCACTCAGCCCGGCTATTTAA
- a CDS encoding HNH endonuclease, with protein sequence MERVYLSRKLRDLVAERANHACEYCKINEQDTALSCAIDHIISLKHGGSNEADNLAYACVFCNRYKGSDIGSIIWETKDFVRFYHPRWDVWEEHFQFQQTQIKPLTPIGNVTAKILCFNEPNRILERQYLLGE encoded by the coding sequence ATGGAACGTGTTTATCTCAGCCGTAAACTTCGTGACTTGGTTGCCGAGAGGGCAAATCATGCCTGTGAGTATTGCAAAATCAATGAACAAGATACTGCATTAAGTTGCGCCATTGACCACATCATTAGCTTGAAACATGGTGGCAGTAACGAAGCCGACAATCTTGCCTATGCCTGTGTATTTTGTAATCGATATAAAGGCAGTGATATCGGTTCCATTATTTGGGAAACCAAAGACTTTGTGCGGTTTTATCATCCGCGCTGGGATGTGTGGGAAGAGCATTTTCAATTTCAGCAAACCCAAATAAAACCACTGACACCCATCGGTAATGTTACGGCAAAAATACTTTGCTTCAATGAACCCAATCGCATCCTAGAGCGGCAGTATTTACTTGGCGAATGA
- the recG gene encoding ATP-dependent DNA helicase RecG, producing the protein MDAPDFLRLQKALSVEAERGFGDLQGHKYRFSEFLCLSFGEIPPARLDLDTRRRWTDFAQKFSQYSEFTPAKRRGVVAETRSFLQQVKTQLETPINEPRKVKSPHAEPVYAKVPKRASYQKQITLDQPLMYLPGIGPKRSEQLAKLGLLTVRDALFYYPREHIDYAKQVKITDLQPGETVTLVGSVVRCNIFTSPKNKKLSIFELYMRDSSGRIKLSRFYAGARFSNRGWQEKQKKMYPRGVVIAASGLVKKTKYGLTLDSPEIEVLTSDEADIKSLKIGRVLPVYPLTDGVPADLIRKVVIASMAALPQLKDPFPKVLRDDFELMKLPEAIANIHFPENPEILVHARRRLVFDEFFYLQLGFLQRRQQEKAKQTSAIFVPQGELIEKFQKLLPFQLTGAQNRVIGEIMADLRQPIPMNRLVQGDVGAGKTIVAVFAILAAIQSGYQAALMAPTEVLAEQHYRKLVNWFNQLYLPVELLTGSTKVKKRREIHAQLATGELKVLVGTHALIEDPVQFQNLGLVVIDEQHRFGVQQRGRLLAKGDAPHVLTMTATPIPRTLALTLHGDLDVSQIDELPPGRQPIDTRVIKGCDRPHAYDLIKREVAQGRQAYIIFPLVEESEKLEAKAAVEEHQRLSKQVFQSFNVGLLHGRMKSADKDLALTRFREKEDQIIVSTTVIEVGVDVPNATVMLIENAERFGLSQLHQLRGRVGRGKHQSHCLLVTSSKSNDSQNRLQVMEQSTDGFFIAEMDLRLRGPGEVLGTRQSGLPDFALASLTEDQEVLVLAREAAEQMLAQNPTLDRYPSIQKTLEAKYRKLLGADVLT; encoded by the coding sequence ATGGATGCACCGGATTTTTTGCGATTACAAAAAGCATTGTCTGTGGAAGCGGAACGGGGTTTTGGAGATCTTCAGGGACACAAATATCGGTTTAGCGAATTTCTCTGCCTCAGCTTTGGTGAGATTCCACCTGCCAGATTAGATCTAGATACGCGGCGGCGATGGACAGATTTTGCCCAAAAATTTTCCCAGTACTCAGAATTTACACCAGCAAAACGGCGAGGTGTTGTTGCAGAAACCCGTTCTTTTTTGCAGCAGGTCAAAACCCAATTAGAAACCCCGATTAATGAACCCCGCAAAGTAAAATCACCCCACGCAGAGCCGGTTTATGCCAAGGTTCCCAAGCGAGCGAGCTATCAAAAACAAATCACCCTCGACCAACCGCTGATGTATTTGCCGGGGATTGGCCCCAAACGGAGCGAACAGTTGGCGAAATTGGGCTTATTGACGGTGCGGGATGCCTTGTTTTATTACCCCCGCGAACATATTGACTATGCCAAGCAAGTAAAAATCACAGACTTACAACCGGGTGAAACGGTGACGCTGGTGGGTTCGGTGGTGCGGTGCAATATTTTTACGAGTCCGAAGAATAAGAAACTCTCAATTTTTGAGCTATATATGCGCGACAGTAGTGGTCGCATTAAACTCAGCCGGTTCTATGCTGGGGCACGATTCAGTAATCGCGGTTGGCAGGAAAAGCAGAAAAAAATGTATCCCCGTGGGGTGGTGATCGCCGCGTCGGGTTTAGTGAAAAAAACCAAATATGGCTTAACGCTGGACAGCCCTGAAATTGAAGTATTGACCAGCGATGAAGCCGATATCAAATCCCTCAAAATTGGGCGGGTTTTGCCCGTTTATCCCCTGACTGATGGTGTGCCAGCGGATTTAATTCGTAAGGTTGTGATTGCATCGATGGCGGCCTTACCCCAACTAAAAGATCCGTTTCCCAAGGTCTTGCGGGATGATTTTGAGCTGATGAAATTACCGGAGGCGATCGCCAATATTCATTTTCCCGAAAACCCCGAAATTTTAGTCCATGCGCGACGGCGGTTAGTCTTTGACGAATTTTTCTATTTACAACTAGGATTTTTGCAGCGGCGACAACAAGAAAAAGCAAAACAAACCAGCGCCATTTTTGTGCCCCAAGGTGAGCTAATCGAGAAATTTCAAAAACTATTACCCTTCCAATTAACAGGTGCGCAAAACCGAGTCATTGGCGAAATTATGGCGGACTTAAGACAGCCCATACCGATGAATCGTTTGGTGCAAGGGGATGTCGGCGCAGGTAAAACCATTGTGGCGGTGTTCGCAATTTTGGCGGCGATCCAGTCCGGCTATCAGGCAGCATTGATGGCTCCCACCGAAGTTTTGGCAGAACAACATTACCGAAAATTAGTGAATTGGTTTAACCAACTTTATTTGCCCGTGGAGTTGTTGACAGGTTCAACAAAAGTCAAAAAGCGCCGCGAAATCCATGCCCAACTCGCAACTGGTGAGCTGAAAGTTTTAGTGGGAACCCATGCCCTCATTGAAGATCCAGTGCAATTTCAAAATTTGGGTTTAGTGGTAATCGACGAGCAACATCGCTTTGGCGTGCAACAACGGGGCAGACTACTCGCAAAAGGCGATGCGCCCCATGTGCTCACCATGACTGCCACGCCGATTCCCCGAACTCTCGCTCTAACCCTCCACGGCGATCTTGATGTCAGTCAAATTGATGAACTTCCCCCCGGTAGACAGCCCATTGATACCCGCGTCATTAAAGGCTGCGATCGCCCCCACGCCTATGATCTAATCAAGCGAGAAGTGGCTCAGGGTCGCCAAGCCTACATTATTTTTCCGCTGGTGGAAGAATCCGAAAAACTCGAAGCCAAAGCCGCCGTCGAAGAACACCAAAGATTATCAAAACAAGTCTTTCAAAGCTTTAACGTAGGCTTGCTTCACGGCCGCATGAAGTCCGCCGACAAGGATTTGGCACTAACCCGTTTCCGAGAAAAAGAAGACCAAATTATCGTCTCTACCACCGTGATTGAAGTAGGGGTAGACGTGCCCAATGCCACCGTAATGCTCATTGAAAATGCCGAACGATTTGGTTTATCACAACTCCACCAACTGCGCGGTCGCGTCGGTCGCGGTAAACATCAATCCCATTGTCTTTTAGTAACCAGCAGTAAATCCAACGATTCCCAAAATCGATTGCAGGTAATGGAACAATCTACCGATGGCTTTTTTATTGCAGAAATGGATTTACGTTTGCGGGGGCCGGGAGAAGTTCTGGGTACGAGACAGTCAGGTTTGCCAGATTTTGCCCTAGCGAGTCTCACGGAAGATCAGGAAGTATTAGTCTTGGCACGAGAAGCAGCAGAACAAATGTTGGCACAAAACCCCACACTTGATCGTTATCCATCAATTCAGAAAACTTTGGAAGCAAAGTACCGAAAATTATTAGGTGCTGATGTTTTGACTTAA
- a CDS encoding ATP-binding protein → MSEDLLVKIFNSFDPFFPLDINNNKDASLYVDMSDSRGGAKIERDLGKTIIRCRDNRATTQLYTGHRGTGKSTELLRLKKYLEEQGCYVVYFAADDGDIDPEDAQYSDVLIACTRQLLDKLKPYADQSLLQKWVGSRLQELKELAFAEVTFEQGKVDIPLMFAKMSMAIRKIPSERRKIRDIIEPNTITLLESLQGFIKDAKGKLPDGKKQLVVIVDNLDRIVPIRRQGGRTNHEEIFVDRAEQLKDLGCDVVYTVPISIAYSRANELGNNYDSDPVILPITAVKTKDGEQIEAGINELKEVIRRRVRQHLTGEERCELVPQIFGSDEILQRLCLMSGGHVRDLLRLVRTSFDEIETLPITKVAARSAMIKMRDTYRRSVTSPEEWLALARVAKTKQVEGSEQERQLLFSRCILQYRLADEAPTDVEWDDDDWEEDAPTWYDVHPLILNIQQFKAAQRQLEEMEREDGNG, encoded by the coding sequence ATGTCCGAAGATCTACTGGTTAAAATTTTTAATTCCTTTGACCCCTTTTTCCCGTTGGATATCAATAACAATAAAGATGCCAGCTTATATGTGGATATGTCAGACTCGCGCGGGGGAGCCAAAATTGAGCGGGACTTAGGGAAAACCATTATTCGCTGTCGTGACAACCGAGCCACAACGCAACTCTACACAGGTCATCGTGGTACTGGAAAATCAACGGAACTATTACGGCTAAAAAAATATTTGGAAGAGCAAGGTTGTTATGTCGTTTACTTTGCGGCGGATGATGGCGACATCGACCCAGAGGATGCGCAATATAGTGATGTGCTGATTGCTTGCACGAGACAATTACTCGATAAACTCAAGCCCTATGCGGATCAGTCTCTATTACAGAAATGGGTGGGGAGTCGCTTGCAGGAATTAAAGGAGCTTGCTTTTGCAGAGGTGACGTTTGAGCAGGGAAAAGTGGATATTCCGCTGATGTTTGCGAAGATGTCCATGGCGATTCGGAAAATTCCCTCGGAGCGGCGCAAGATTCGAGACATTATTGAACCCAATACGATTACGTTGCTGGAAAGTCTACAGGGATTTATCAAAGATGCGAAGGGTAAGCTCCCGGATGGGAAAAAGCAGCTGGTGGTAATCGTTGATAATCTTGATCGGATTGTGCCGATACGACGGCAAGGGGGACGCACAAATCATGAAGAAATTTTTGTAGATCGGGCAGAACAACTAAAAGATCTGGGTTGTGATGTGGTGTATACTGTGCCGATTTCTATTGCGTATAGTCGAGCGAATGAGCTAGGAAATAATTATGATAGTGACCCTGTGATTCTGCCGATTACGGCGGTGAAGACAAAAGATGGTGAGCAGATCGAGGCTGGCATTAATGAGCTAAAGGAAGTGATTCGTCGGCGGGTGCGGCAACATCTAACGGGAGAAGAAAGGTGCGAGCTAGTGCCGCAGATTTTTGGTAGTGACGAGATTCTACAACGGCTATGTCTGATGAGTGGCGGTCATGTGCGGGATTTATTGCGGTTGGTACGGACATCTTTTGATGAAATCGAAACTTTGCCGATCACTAAGGTGGCAGCGCGATCCGCGATGATCAAAATGCGGGATACCTATCGGCGATCGGTGACTTCTCCGGAGGAATGGCTTGCCCTCGCGAGGGTCGCAAAAACTAAGCAGGTTGAAGGTAGTGAGCAGGAACGGCAATTGTTATTTAGTCGGTGTATTTTGCAATATCGTCTTGCGGATGAAGCACCCACAGATGTGGAGTGGGATGATGACGACTGGGAAGAGGATGCGCCCACTTGGTACGACGTTCATCCTTTGATTCTGAATATTCAGCAGTTTAAAGCCGCACAGCGACAGCTAGAGGAGATGGAGCGGGAAGATGGCAACGGTTGA
- a CDS encoding thioredoxin family protein has product MSETTTSANKQGKWQKLVIGFVAIALGVALALGVKTQPPAETLEAQAAAAMSLDVALANEKPTLVEFYADWCTSCQAMAEDLRQIKGKYGDRLNFVMLNVDNGKWLPEVLKYRVDGIPHFVFFDETGEAIAETIGEQPRTVLEADIDALIAHTDLPYTYNQGQVSKLKDAPQTTPADPRSHGAQVKG; this is encoded by the coding sequence ATGAGTGAGACAACAACGTCAGCAAATAAGCAGGGTAAATGGCAAAAACTCGTGATTGGGTTTGTGGCGATCGCCCTTGGTGTAGCCCTTGCGTTGGGCGTAAAAACCCAGCCTCCTGCTGAAACTCTTGAGGCACAAGCGGCGGCGGCAATGTCGTTAGATGTGGCGTTAGCCAATGAAAAGCCGACCCTTGTGGAATTTTATGCGGATTGGTGCACCAGTTGTCAGGCGATGGCGGAGGATCTGCGTCAGATTAAAGGAAAGTATGGCGATCGCCTCAATTTTGTGATGCTCAATGTCGATAATGGCAAATGGTTGCCGGAAGTGTTGAAATATCGTGTGGATGGGATTCCCCATTTTGTCTTTTTCGATGAAACGGGCGAGGCGATCGCCGAAACTATTGGGGAACAACCCCGCACTGTGCTTGAGGCGGATATCGATGCGCTCATTGCCCACACCGATTTGCCCTATACCTACAACCAAGGCCAAGTTTCAAAACTTAAAGATGCGCCCCAAACGACCCCCGCTGACCCCCGCAGCCACGGCGCTCAAGTAAAAGGTTAG
- a CDS encoding Uma2 family endonuclease, which translates to MTTQAPTKTVSPEEYLAQEEKATERHEYIQGVVKAMVGGSFTHHKISLNLTISLSMALKKYPYEVCHADMKLWIPLQQVITYPDVMIASKPLVMLEGRKDTVMNACLVAEVLSPSTRNYDHGEKFDYYRSIPEFQEYLLIEQEYVCVKHYVKIGAKKWSLTEYTELDDVIKLESVGCEIALADIYEDIEL; encoded by the coding sequence ATGACGACTCAAGCTCCAACTAAAACGGTTTCTCCAGAGGAATATTTAGCCCAAGAAGAAAAAGCGACGGAACGCCATGAATATATTCAAGGTGTAGTAAAGGCAATGGTTGGCGGTTCATTTACACATCACAAAATATCCTTGAATTTAACGATTTCCCTGAGTATGGCTCTCAAAAAATACCCTTATGAGGTTTGCCATGCTGATATGAAGTTGTGGATTCCTTTGCAGCAGGTGATTACTTATCCAGATGTGATGATTGCTTCTAAGCCTTTAGTGATGTTAGAAGGTAGAAAAGATACTGTGATGAATGCCTGTTTGGTTGCTGAAGTTTTATCGCCATCGACAAGAAATTATGACCACGGTGAAAAGTTTGATTACTATCGTTCGATTCCGGAGTTTCAGGAATATTTATTGATTGAACAGGAGTATGTTTGCGTAAAGCACTACGTAAAAATTGGGGCGAAAAAGTGGAGTCTGACGGAATACACAGAGCTTGATGATGTGATCAAACTAGAATCAGTCGGCTGTGAAATTGCGCTGGCAGATATCTACGAAGACATCGAACTGTAG
- a CDS encoding BrnT family toxin — protein sequence MEFEWDEEKAKTNLSKHGVSFAEAQTVFTDPFYIDFFDPDYSTAENRFIIIGQSLEQRLLFVSYTEGNNKI from the coding sequence ATGGAATTTGAATGGGATGAGGAAAAAGCCAAAACAAATCTCTCTAAACATGGTGTCAGTTTCGCAGAAGCACAAACAGTGTTTACAGATCCTTTCTACATTGACTTTTTTGATCCAGACTACTCCACTGCAGAGAACCGTTTCATCATCATCGGGCAATCCTTAGAGCAACGCCTTTTATTTGTGTCATATACCGAGGGAAACAATAAAATTTAG
- a CDS encoding type II toxin-antitoxin system PemK/MazF family toxin, which translates to MQCRRGEIWLVNLDPTIGAEIRKTRPAVIVSSDAIGKLPIRLIAPITDWKPYFSGNLWHIQIEPNRINGLSKVSAIDTLQIRGIDTKRLVRKLGKVSDELMRKTTQAIALVIDYEEERGR; encoded by the coding sequence ATGCAATGTCGTAGAGGAGAAATTTGGCTTGTAAACCTCGACCCAACCATTGGCGCAGAAATTCGCAAAACTCGACCTGCAGTGATCGTTAGTTCAGATGCTATAGGCAAATTACCGATTAGGTTGATTGCACCCATTACTGATTGGAAGCCTTACTTTTCTGGAAATCTTTGGCATATTCAAATTGAACCAAACCGAATCAATGGTCTAAGTAAAGTTTCGGCAATTGATACCCTACAGATCAGAGGTATAGATACAAAACGATTAGTTCGGAAGCTTGGCAAGGTTTCAGATGAGCTGATGAGGAAAACGACTCAGGCGATCGCCCTTGTGATTGATTATGAAGAAGAGAGAGGTCGTTAA
- a CDS encoding LptA/OstA family protein, which translates to MAPRLQGFGKQFSLFSGGLLAAIASTALLTLSNPSQAPVQAQNAGALTVTSDIQEANTETGIITARGNVRINYPARNIQGTAAQAQYFSTERILVLSGNVYVLQDGNSMRAERMTYKIDEGRFVATPAPKEQVEAIYLVPEEDEPRPANNSAPPAPEPVINLP; encoded by the coding sequence ATGGCTCCAAGGTTACAGGGCTTCGGTAAACAATTTTCTCTCTTCTCTGGGGGGCTCCTCGCGGCGATCGCCAGCACCGCTCTACTGACCCTTAGCAACCCCAGTCAAGCACCCGTCCAAGCCCAAAATGCTGGTGCACTGACCGTTACTTCAGATATTCAAGAAGCCAATACCGAAACTGGCATCATTACCGCGCGAGGCAATGTTCGCATCAACTATCCCGCCCGCAATATCCAAGGCACAGCCGCCCAAGCCCAGTATTTTTCTACCGAGCGTATCCTTGTCCTCAGCGGTAACGTTTACGTCCTCCAAGACGGCAATAGTATGCGAGCCGAACGCATGACCTACAAAATCGACGAAGGGCGTTTCGTGGCAACACCGGCCCCCAAAGAACAAGTCGAGGCGATTTATCTTGTGCCAGAAGAAGATGAACCCAGACCCGCCAACAATTCTGCACCGCCCGCTCCTGAGCCAGTGATCAATCTGCCGTAA